In Mycolicibacterium nivoides, the DNA window AACCCGGACCGGGGACTGCGCAAGGAGGCCGCCTCCCGCGGCTGGCCGGTGCTGACATTCACCAGGCCGGTGTCCTTACGCGACCGGCTTCCGGCGCCGTCCGGAGCCGCGGTGGCCACCACCGCGGCCGTTGGGATCAGCGCTCTTGCGGCGGGCGCACTGACATATTCACTCCTGCGCCGCTTCACTTCCTGACCTACCGGATGCAGTAGCTGACACCCCGGCGTAACGATCAGAAGTCGGGTGCATTTCACCCTTGCTGTGACCGTGGTCACGTAGTACAAAGGAACCACGGAAGCTTGGATGAGGCCAAGAGTTAGCCGGAAGAGAAGGCTAGATCTCCCGAACCAGGCTCCCCAGCACGGGTCCCGGCACCCACGCGGAGCACATGCCGCGGAATAGGCAAAAGTGTTGCGGGCCTGCGTGATTGCGAAGAGCGGACGGCTACGACGGCCCTTTGGGTAGGGTTGCAGCCGAAGCGCATTGCAAGGACGCCGAGGCCACCCACGCAACCCATCTGGCACGCTTGGTAACCGGTATCCGTGCTAGCGGGCGACGAGCCGAAACTCGTTTCGGAACGTCGCCCGCTTTCGTTTGCTGAGAACCCTCTGACCGGGAGCGTCAGCCCGCTGCCGACTGGGCGATCTGCAACGCTTCCCGCGCTCCGCCCTTCAGTGCCTCGCTACTGAGCAGCAGCCATGCGGTCAGCCCGTCGGGCGTACCCGAGGCGAATCCCCGTGCGGCAGCCCGGTACTCCCCTGACTTCCGCATCCAGTGCACCTCGGGAACCCCGAGCCCGTGCGGATCCAGCCCGCTGGCGATGGTCACCAGGCGTGAGACCGCGCGGGCCACGACGCCGTCGGCGGTGCCGAACGGAGCCAGACTGAGTAGTTCGCCGTGGGCGACGGCGGCCAGGACCGGAGCGGGCACCTTGGAACCGCCGGCCAGGATCTCCGTCAGCAGCTCGAGGCGGCGGCCGACGTCGGGGTCGGTCCGCGGCCGGCCCAGGTGCTCTTCGTCGGTGAGGTCGGCGGCGGCCAGGGCGTGCAGCCGGGCCAGCGCCTGCATCGGGGCGCGCTGCCACACGCCGACCAGCGCGGTGGCGCCGCCTTCGAGTGCCTCGGCGACACGGATGGCGCCCGCCGTGACCGGATCGGGTTCACCGTCGGCGGACAGCTGGACGGCCCCGCCGTCGAGCACCGCCGAGGCCCGAGCCGCACGCAACGCCGCTTCGGCCGCGGTCTGCGGCCAGCCGCGCAGGTTGAACTTGTGTCGATGCGCCCGGCCCAGGGCCTCACGCGCCTCGTCACTGGCCGCAGAAACACCGGGCAGGTCGACCAGCGGTGCGAGTGGATCGGTCATAGGGCCAAACGCTAGCCGACCGCTGAACGCCGTCTCGCCGACCGTTGGGCGCATCAGGACAGCCGCCCGGCAACCGCCTTGTGAGCTCCCAACGCCGCTGCAACCTTTGGTGACTAGGCTCACACCCATGTCAAACGCGCCAGCGACGTCTACCGAAGTTCCGTCAGCCTATCCGCCGCCTGCCGATTTCGCGGCCAACGCCAACGCGACGGGCGAGTTGTACGCAGAGGCCGAGAGGGACCGGCTGGCGTTCTGGGCCGCCCAGGCCAACCGGCTGAGCTGGCAGACCCCGTTCAGCGAGGTGCTCGACTGGTCGCAGGCACCGTTCGCGAAGTGGTTCGTGGGCGGCAAGCTCAACGTCGCCTACAACTGTGTGGACCGTCATGTCGAGGCGGGCAACGGCGACCGGGTCGCGATCCACTGGGTGGGGGAACCGGTCGGCCCCGATCCTGCCCATGCCCGCGACATCACCTACGCCCAGCTCAAGGACGAGGTCAGCAAGGCCGCCAATGCGCTGGCCGCGCTCGGCCTGACCGCCGGCGACCGTGTCGCCATCTACATGCCGATGGTGCCCGAGGCGATCGTGGCGATGCTGGCCTGCGCCCGCCTGGGCGCCATGCACAGTGTCGTCTTCGCGGGCTTCTCGGCCAGTGCGCTCAAGGCCCGCGTCGAGGACGCCGCGGCCAAGCTCGTCATCACCACCGACGGCCAGTACCGGCGCGGCAAGGCGGCCTCACTCAAGGACGCGGTTGACGAAGCGGTCTCCGATCAGCCGTCGGTCGAGCATGTTCTGGTGGTGCGGCGCACCGGAATCGACGTGAACTGGACCGACGGCCGTGACCTGTGGTGGCACGAGACCGTCGATAACGCCTCCACCGAGCACACCCCGGAAGCCTTCGACTCCGAGCAGCCGCTGTTTTTGCTGTACACCTCGGGCACCACCGGCAAGCCCAAGGGCATCGTGCACACCTCGGGCGGTTACCTCACCCAGGCGGCCTACACCCACTACAACGTCTTCGACCTCAAACCCGAGACCGACGTGTACTGGTGCACCGCCGACATCGGCTGGGTCACCGGGCACACCTACATCACCTACGGCCCGCTGGCCAACGGCGCCACCCAGGTGGTCTACGAGGGCACCCCCACCTCGCCCACCGAGCACCGCCACTTCGAGATCATCGAAAAGTATGGCGTCACAATTTATTACACCGCGCCCACGCTGATCCGCACCTTCATGAAGCTGGGCCGCCAGATCCCGGCCGAGCACAACCTGTCGAGCCTGCGGCTGCTGGGCTCGGTCGGCGAGCCGATCAACCCCGAGGCCTGGCGCTGGTACCGGGAAGCCATCGGCGCCAACAAGACTCCGATCGTGGACACCTGGTGGCAGACCGAGACCGGGGCCATCATGATCTCCCCGCTGCCCGGTGTCACCGCGGCCAAGCCCGGCTCGGCGATGACGCCGCTGCCCGGCATCTCGGCCAAGATCGTCGACGACGACGGCAACGAGCTGGTGCCCGGCGCCGACGAAGCCGAACACGTCACCGGTTACCTGGTGCTGGACCAGCCGTGGCCGTCGATGCTGCGCGGCATCTGGGGCGACCCGGAGCGCTTCAAGGAGACCTACTGGTCGCGCTTCGCCGAGCAGGGCTGGTACTTCGCCGGTGACGGCGCCCGCTATGACGCGCAAGGCAACATCTGGGTACTGGGCCGCATCGACGATGTCATGAACATCTCCGGGCACCGCATCTCGACCGCCGAGGTGGAGTCGGCCCTGGTCGGGCACTCCGGGGTGGCCGAGGCCGCAGTGGTCGGCGCCAGCGACGACACCACCGGCCAGGCCATCTGCGCGTTCGTGATCCTGAAGGCGTCCGCGCACGGAGGCGCCGAGAACATGATCGACGAACTGCGCGCCCAGGTGGCCACCGAGATCTCCCCGATCGCCAAGCCGCGGGAGATCCACGTGGTGCCCGAGCTGCCCAAGACCCGCAGCGGCAAGATCATGCGCCGGTTGCTGCGCGACGTGGCCGAGGGCCGCGAGCTCGGTGACACCTCGACACTGGTCGACCCCAGCGTGTTCGAGGCGATCCGCGCCAGCAAGTAAGACGTCCGCCTAACCGACCGGGACGAAACCCGTTCCCGGTCGGTTCTTGGCGGTGATGTCGGCCAGCTGCGTGTTGAACGACATGGTCACGGCCGGCGTGTGCAGGGGCACGAACTTCACCACGCAGGTCGGCAATTCCTCGGTGTAGGCGCCGTGGAGCATGCCGACCAGCCGGTTGTTGACCGTGACGGGCGCGCCCGAGTCACCGGGCTGGCCGCAGACCTGGTTGACGATCGTGCCCGGGTCCTGTCCGGGACCCCAGGTAACACCGCACGAAGACCCCGTCGTGCGGCCCAGTTTGCAGGCGATGTCGCCGAACACCGGGTCCGGCCCGAGTCCGTCGATCTGGAATCCGTTCACGTTGTTGGTCGGAGTCACCTTGGCCGGATCGAACTGGATGACGGCGTAGTCCAGCAGATCGTTGCCGGCGACCATCGTGCCCACCACCCCGGCGCTCGGAGCACCTTCGGCTGACACCACGGCGCCGGGACCC includes these proteins:
- a CDS encoding oxidoreductase, coding for MTDPLAPLVDLPGVSAASDEAREALGRAHRHKFNLRGWPQTAAEAALRAARASAVLDGGAVQLSADGEPDPVTAGAIRVAEALEGGATALVGVWQRAPMQALARLHALAAADLTDEEHLGRPRTDPDVGRRLELLTEILAGGSKVPAPVLAAVAHGELLSLAPFGTADGVVARAVSRLVTIASGLDPHGLGVPEVHWMRKSGEYRAAARGFASGTPDGLTAWLLLSSEALKGGAREALQIAQSAAG
- the acs gene encoding acetate--CoA ligase, which translates into the protein MSNAPATSTEVPSAYPPPADFAANANATGELYAEAERDRLAFWAAQANRLSWQTPFSEVLDWSQAPFAKWFVGGKLNVAYNCVDRHVEAGNGDRVAIHWVGEPVGPDPAHARDITYAQLKDEVSKAANALAALGLTAGDRVAIYMPMVPEAIVAMLACARLGAMHSVVFAGFSASALKARVEDAAAKLVITTDGQYRRGKAASLKDAVDEAVSDQPSVEHVLVVRRTGIDVNWTDGRDLWWHETVDNASTEHTPEAFDSEQPLFLLYTSGTTGKPKGIVHTSGGYLTQAAYTHYNVFDLKPETDVYWCTADIGWVTGHTYITYGPLANGATQVVYEGTPTSPTEHRHFEIIEKYGVTIYYTAPTLIRTFMKLGRQIPAEHNLSSLRLLGSVGEPINPEAWRWYREAIGANKTPIVDTWWQTETGAIMISPLPGVTAAKPGSAMTPLPGISAKIVDDDGNELVPGADEAEHVTGYLVLDQPWPSMLRGIWGDPERFKETYWSRFAEQGWYFAGDGARYDAQGNIWVLGRIDDVMNISGHRISTAEVESALVGHSGVAEAAVVGASDDTTGQAICAFVILKASAHGGAENMIDELRAQVATEISPIAKPREIHVVPELPKTRSGKIMRRLLRDVAEGRELGDTSTLVDPSVFEAIRASK
- a CDS encoding S1 family peptidase, whose product is MLTPAPALADPPVVLGGGSGIVVNGDAFCTLTTIGHDSAGRLIGFTSAHCGGPGAVVSAEGAPSAGVVGTMVAGNDLLDYAVIQFDPAKVTPTNNVNGFQIDGLGPDPVFGDIACKLGRTTGSSCGVTWGPGQDPGTIVNQVCGQPGDSGAPVTVNNRLVGMLHGAYTEELPTCVVKFVPLHTPAVTMSFNTQLADITAKNRPGTGFVPVG